ACAGCAGCTATACAGAGTTCTCCCCCAATTCCAGCTTCAACTGCCCCATCCGCATTTCGCCCCACTCATACATCATTTCCACAATGGGCAGCAGGGTCATCCCCAACTCCGTCATGGAATACTCCACCCGCGGGGGAACCTCCGGGTATACTTCCCGGTGAACAATTCCGTCTTCGATTAGTTCTTTTAACTGATTCGTCAGCATTTTATGAGTGATTTTTGGGAACAGCCGTTGCAGCTCACTGAAGCGATGCGGGCCTTCTACCCCTAAATGCCACAGGATCACGACTTTCCATTTTCCGCTGAACATAGACAAGGTCAGCTCCTTGGAACAGGTGAAATCACCGTTTTTGATTTTTTCCAAGGTTTCTTTCCGCAAATCGGACATAGTTTTCTCCTCACAATTCTATCTTCGGTGCAACAGCTCTAGAAAAGCAAACACTCTTATGTTGCGACACGTTCCCCTCCATCATAAACCGTACAGGATGATTTTTCATTGAGTTTTCCGGTTCATCTTGACAGCGTTCATGGAAATGAAGATAATAAAAATAATAACTAAGTAAACAACTCGGAATACTAAAAATAAAAGAGGTGAGTTCTTTGGAACGGATTTTACAAATACCCAGCGACACGATTTCGTTGACGGCTACCCTGCATGAACCTACATGCACAACAGGCAAGACCAGAGTGAAATACCCGTTGGTTGTCATTTGCCATGGCTTTATCGGCAGTCGGATTGGAGTGAACCGCTTGTTTGTAAAAGCTGCCAGAGAATTAGCTTCACACGGTTTTGGTGTACTGCGCTTCGATTACGGAGGCTGCGGGGAAAGCGATGGCGATTATGGGGCAGGTGGTTTGGACGTCTTGCTTGCACAAACACGAGATGTTCTCGACCATGTTTTCACACTGGAACAGGTAGATCAGGAGCGTGTGTTCCTGCTAGGGCATAGTTTGGGTGGTGCGGTCAGTGTGCTGACAGCGAGCCAGGATAAACGAATACACTCCCTCATTCTATGGGCACCGGTAGCACGTCCCTTCGATGATATCGTTCGAATCGTGGGGGAAAAGGAATACAAGGAAGCACTTTCATACGGCAAAACGGATCATTTGGGCTACGGATTGGAGAAGCGCTTTTTTCAGTCGCTCGGTACTGCTCTCCCGCTACGTCAAGCCAAGCAGTTTGAGGGAGATGTGTTAATCCTGCATGGCAATCGGGATGACGTCATTGCGGTGGATGCCATGTTTCATTATGAGCGAGAGCTGCATCTGCGGAGACGGGGAAGTTGCGAAACAGAAGTAGTTGTAGGGGGAGATCATACTTTTTCCTCGGCGGACAGCTACAAGCGCTTGATAGCGAGTACGAAGAGCTGGTTGAATCGACTGGTTGAGAAGGAGACGGTTGCCGTATAAGAAAAAGGGATGGCCCTGGTGACGGGCTATCCCTTTTTTGCGATATTGGCTTTGATTTCGTTCAAGAGCCCGCGGCAACCCGCATTCACCAGGTCATACACATACGTGAATCTCCCCGTATAATAAGGGTCTTCCACATTTTGTTCCTGGGCAGTATCGGCAAAGTCGAGCAGGCGGTACACCTTTTTCCCTGAAGGCGCCATTTGCTTGAGTGCGGACAAATTTTCCTCATCCATGCAGACGATGTAGTCATACTCCGAGAAGTCCTGTGTGACAATTTGGCGAGCACGCAGTGTGTCATGGGCAATCCCATTCTCGGTCAACACTTTTTGTGTACCTTTGTGCGGAGGTTCACCTGCGTGCCAGCCACCGATCCCCGCTGAATCGATGGAGATTTCCCCTGCCAATCCCTCAGACTCTACGAGATGGCGAAATACGGCTTCGGCCATGGGCGAGCGGCAAATATTGCCCAGACAAACGAACAAAACGGTTGTCATATATACGTTCCTCTCTTCCTGTGTGTGATGCTTCTGTATGTTAGAATACCATAAGGAGGCAATCTTCAATGAAAACATATCTGTACCGCATACGTTTTGTCATGGCTGTCATTGTTGTCACCGTTTTACCGATTATCATTACCGGAATCGTATTGGTAAAATCGGCAGAGCAGGCTTTACTGGCGGAAAAGAAACAAAAGCTAATCGCCATCACGCAGCAGCTGGATTTTGCGCTGTCGAAAGATTTTGACACCATCGTCGTGGAAGCTGGATTAGAAAAGGCGGAAAAAGAGCACAAGCTTCAAGCATTAAACGAGAAAATGCAACCGCTTACAGATCGGATCGCTCTAGCCCACCCGGGAATTGGCGTCGGGTATTATTCCGCAGCTCTCGATTCCATCGTGACGTATGGACCCAGCAATGAAATGAGCTTGTACATAGGACAATCAATTCGTGAAACTCACCCGGGCCGCAGTGTCATGCAGACACGGCAGACTGATGTAGTAATCGGCGAACAAGTACGCGGCAACATCATGAACGCCATGGTTCCGCTCATTCGCAATGATCAAGTGATCGGCTATGCTTGGGCGAATGAGCTCATGGCTACGATCGATATACAACTCGCGGGAATGCGACAAAGCATTTATGCGATTTTGGGCATTGGCTGTATGATCGCAGCAGCGGCCAGCGGTTTGCTCGTCCATCGCTTTGAAGTGATTTTGTCAGAGATCAAGTCAGGGCTGAAGCGGCTTAGCCAAGACCTTTCCTTTCGCTTGAGGAAAATGGACGGTGAGCCTGGAGAAATTACAGGTGCGATCAATAATCTGGCGAGTGACTTGCAGGCTAGCCGTAGCCGCACGGAGACAATCATGAATAGCATGGACAGTGGGGTCCTCGCGTTGGATCAGAGCGGGCACCTGATTGCATGGAATGAGACAGCGATACATATGATTGGCTTCACGTCCAGTCGAGCAAAGGGGATGCATTACACGGAAGTTTTTACAGAGAGTGAGGCCCTCCTTCATATCCTGTTGGATACGCTGCAAAACGGTCAAGCGATTCGGGATGCGATGTGGCGCCATCAGCATCCGGACAGGGGCGTGCTCTGGCTAAAGGTCAGCTCTTCCATTTGGAAAAATACGACAGAGGAAGTGCTGGGGGCGATCGTTTTGCTGGAGGATCGCACACAATGGCGGAGGATGGAGTCAAGGCTGGCTCAAGCTGAGCGGCTGGCGGTCATAGGTGAGTGGGCGACTAGCATTGCCCATGAGGTACGCAATCCGTTGACGGCTATCAAAGCTTTCGCCCAGATCATCGAGGAGGAATGGCCAAAAGACCATGGCTCTCGGGAATACACAGGGATTATTGTGGAGGAAGTCGAACGTCTGAACCGTTTTACTGACGAGCTCTTGTTATTTTCTCGTCCCAATGAAGAGTCGAACGTACCTGTGCGTGTGCAAGAGGTAATCCAGCACACGCTCAAGCTGATGGAACATGCCGAGGGCTTCAACGGAGTGAATGTCCAGCTTGTTTATAACGAGGATATTCCTGCGGTGATGTCTTCACCAGAGTTGTTGAAGCAGGTGTTTTTAAATATATTGCATAACGCACTGCAAGCAAAGCCTATGGAAGGTCGTATCCAGATTGATATCAAAAACATAAATAATGATGTGCATGTCCAGATAACGAATGAAGGTCCGCCTATTGCGGAGGAAAATCTGCTGGCTATATTCGAACCGTTTTTCACGACGAAGCAAACAGGTACGGGACTAGGACTGGCGATCTCCCAACGGATTGTGCAAGTATATGGCGGACATATTTTTGCTCAAAATACCCCCGAAGGCGTTTGTTTTACTGTCGTACTACCGATTCGGGCAAAAGGAGGATTGTGATGACGAGCAAAGTGCTGATCGTAGACGACGAGGCCAATGTGAGAAGGGCATTGTCAACTACGCTGCGCAAAATGGGATACGAGCTCCTGGAGGCTGGGAGTGGAGTAGAGGCTTTGGAACAGGTCGAACGCTTTTGCCCGCAAGTCATGCTTTTGGATCTGCGTATGCCTCATTTAGACGGCATGGATACGTTGCGCCAACTGAACGAGAGAAAGGGAAGACTCCCGAGAGTCGTGATGATGACTGCCTATGGTTCCGCCAGTGACGTTATGGAGGCAATGAAGCTGGGAGCATTTGATTATGTGCAAAAGCCATTTGACTTGGGGCAGGTCAAACAAGTCGTTGCTCATGCACTCACACAGGGAGAGCTGCTTGAGCAAGGCGAAGTCGGGAAAGTCCTACAGGAAGAGCAAGCGAATCCAAACAGAACCAGCTTGATTGGACTGAGTCCGGCTATGCAAAACGTGTACAAGCTGGTGGGAAAAGTAGCGATGTCTAAAGCCACGGTGTTGATTGAAGGGGAGAGCGGAACAGGCAAAGAGCTCATTGCAAGAGCGATCCATTCCAATAGCCCGCGGGCGGACAAGCCACTCATTCCTGTCAATTGCGGCGCGATTCCTGAAAATTTGCTGGAGAGTGAGTTGTTTGGCTATGAACGGGGTGCATTTACAGGGGCTGTTCATCGCAAGCAAGGACTGTTGGAGCTTGCGAATGGAGGTACTTTGTTCCTTGACGAAGTAGGAGAACTGAGCCTTTCTTTGCAGGTAAAACTGCTACGGTTTTTGCAGGATCGTGTATTTATTCGGGTAGGGGGCATCGAGGCTATATCGGTTGACGTTCGCGTGATTGCTGCCACCAATCGTGATTTGCAGGAAAGAATTCGCCAGGAGCTTTTCCGCGAGGATCTCTACTACCGGCTCAATGTCGTTCCGATTCGCATGCCGCCGCTTCGTGAGCGAAAAGAGGATATTCCTCTGCTAATCCGTCACTTTCTCGCTAAATATGGAAAAGAGGCAGGGAAGCATGATCTCTGCTTGTCCGCTGCTGCCACGGAAGCGCTAATCGCCTATCACTGGCCAGGCAATGTGCGTCAGCTGGAGAATACGATCGAACGGGCTGTTGTTTTGACCAGAGGAGCAGTTATCGGTCACGAGCATGTCTTATCCCCCATTCAGGATAACAAGATGAGCGAACAGATCCCAAGCCATGGCAAAATCAGCTATGAAGGAAGAACCATGCGGGAAATCATTGCCCAGGTCGAGCAGGAAGCAATTGCCCATGCCTTACGCAAAGAACGCGGCAACAAGCTACAGACAGCAAAAAGGCTAGGCATATCTCGGCGGGCACTGCTCTACAAGCTGCAAATGTACGGATTGGATTCAGCAATAGGGGAAAGAGACTAATCACCCGATGTGCGCAAACAAGTGTCATACTGTGCAAAAAGTAGTCAGCATACAGAGCAATTGTTTTGAAAGCGTATTCATTTCCCTCGAAAAATAGATTGGCATCCCTCTTGCTATATCGGAAGGCATACGTACATGAATGCTTTTTTGAAAAGGGGATGAAAATGTGTTTCAAGCTTTAACGAATGCTTCGGTCCGCATGGTGCAGCGCTATTTGCCAGATGCCTTTTTATTTGCAATCATTTTGACCTTCCTCGTGTTTGTTGCCGGGATTGTCGTCAATGGCAAAACATCGATGGAAATGGTCAACTACTGGGGAGGCGGCTTCTGGAGCCTACTCAGCTTTACGATGCAAATGGTCTTGATCCTGATTACAGGTCATACGCTAGCCAGTACGAATATTTGTAAGCGTGGCTTGAATGCATTGGGATCACTGGCAAAGACGCCAGGACAAGCGATTGTACTCGTCACAGTCGTTTCCTGTGTGGCCAACTGGATCAATTGGGGATTTGGGCTTGTCATCAGTGCGCTATTGGCACGCGTTCTTGCCAATCAAGTGGAAAAGGTAGACTATCGATTGCTCGTCGCCAGCGCATATGGCGGATTTGTTGTCTGGCATGGAGGGCTTGCTGGCTCTGTTCCTTTGACGATCGCCACGGAAAAGCATAGCCTGGAAAACATCATCGGTGTCATTCCGACCTCGGAAACGATGTTTTCACCAATGAATCTGACTATTGTAGCCGCAATCATGATTGTCCTCCCGATTGTGAACAGATTCATGATGCCTGCCGAAAAAGATACAATTGTATTCAAGGGTGAAGGGATCGCGCAACAAGAAATGGCTGCTGCTGATTTAACAATCGACAATACTCCTGCTTCCAAAATGGAAAACAGCCGTTTAATCTCGGTTCTTGTTTCAGCACTCGGAATTATTTATTTGATTTACTATTTTGCTGATAAAGGCTTTAAGCTGAATTTGGATATCGTCATCATGGGCTTCTTGTTTCTGGGTATACTCCTTCATGGGACACCGCGCAAGTTTTTGGATGCCATGAATGAAGCGGTGAAAACCACGACAGGCATCGTCGTGCAGTTTCCGTTTTATGCAGGGATCATTGGGATGATGACGGCTTCAGGACTGGCAGCGAGTATCTCTCAATGGTTTATCAGCATCTCGACGCCTACTACCTTTCCGCTGTTCACGTTTTGGAGTGCAGGCCTATTGAACATATTCATTCCTTCTGGTGGAGGGCAATGGGCAGTACAGGGACCAATCATGCTGCCTGTTGCCACTGAGCTGGGCGTTTCCCATGCAAAAGTCGCGATGGCCATTGCTTGGGGGGATGCGTGGACGAACCTGATTCAGCCATTCTGGGCATTACCTGTGCTAGCTCTTGCTGGATTGGGTGCGAGGGATATCATGGGCTACTGCTTGATGATGCTGATCGTGACAGGCGCCATTATCAGCTTGGGCTTCTTGCTTTTTTAGCGAAGCGCGCACGTTCATTGCCAATCACGGCGTTTTTTGATATGATGGTGAGAGTTACCCCAAGAAAAGAACTGCATATGTACGGAGTTTTCTAGGGTTCCGCGGTCAGTCATTTGGCCGGTCAGGACCGAGAGAAAACCCACGACCACGGTCGTGTACACGGAGGGATAAAAGCCCGGGAGGAATATCTGTGATGGTATTCACCCGAGGCTTTTTTTGCATTCGGAAAGACTGAGCCATCTTGGATGAGTATGTATTTTGGGGAACGATAAAAACGGATACGTCCGTTGCGATGAGCGAAAAAGAAAGAGGAGGGAGCCAGAAATGGGGAAATATTGGTTGATGGTTGTCGTAGCAGCAGTATTTGAAGTCATGTGGGTAGCGGGCTTGAAGCACGCCGACAGCTTTTGGTCATGGGCGCTGACCATCCTAGCGATTATTATCAGCTTTGGTGTTTTGGTCTATTCAGGGAAAAAGCTGCCGACGAGTACGGTTTATGCCATCTTCGTCGGTTTGGGTACGGCTGGTACCGTTATTAGCGAAATGGTCCTGTTTGGGGAACCGTTCAGCTGGGCGAAAGTAGGCTTGATCGCACTTCTTCTGGGGGGAATCCTTGGGTTGAAGCTGGTCACACCGGATCATGAAGAGAAGCCGAAGAGGGAGGGTGAAGTGGCATGACATGGTTATCCTTAATTTTTGCAGGGTTGTTTGAGGTCGTTGGAGTGATGGGGATTACACAAGTTAACCAAAAGCCTTCGTTCCGCTCGTTTGCGGTTCTGATCGGTGGCTTTTCTCTCAGCTTCTTCCTCTTGTCCTTCGCCATGAAAGAAATCCCTATGGGGACAGCCTATGCGGTTTGGACAGGGATTGGTACGGTAGGAAGCGCTCTGGTCGGGATGTTGTTCTATGGAGAAGCAAAAGACAAGCTGCGAATCTTGTGCATTGCCATGGTGATTATAGCTGTAGCAGGATTGAAAGTAGTAGCATAAGGTAGCGGTATCAAGGGTAGGCAGATGTTCCACTTCGGATGTCTGCCTTTTCTTTGTGTATATGTTCCATTTCTCATAAGGAACACTCCTTACGAATAGGGAATAGTAAAGAAAATCGTCTCGTTCAAGGAGGGAATGGCAACACCATGGGCTCTTTCTGGGCAACGCTAAAAAAAGGAAATACGTCCTCGGCGACAGCGGCCTTGGGGAACACAGGGCTTGCTATCGCAAAAGGCTTTGCGGCTGTCTATAGTGGGAGCGGAGCCATGTTTGCGTCGGCAATGCATTCGGTAGCCGATGCGGTCAACCAGTTCTTCGTTTTCTTTGGCAGCGTGCTCGCAGAGAAAAAACCGACACCGAGGTTCCCTTCAGGCTTTGGTCGTGTCATTAACCTTTTCTGTATGGTCGCGGTGATCGTCGTAACCATCATGGCCTACGAAACCATTATCAAAGGCTTCCATCTTATTTCCGAGCCAGTAAAATCCAGCCACTTTTGGCTGAATTTCATCATTTTGTTTCTGGCGGTCATTGTGGATGGGTACGTACTCGTAAAAGCGATGTTCGAAATCGTTCATGAAGCGCGGGTGGAAGCGAAAGGCTTTGCTGTCATCCCAGCAGCCTTTCGGAATGTAGGACGTGCGGCTCCGCCGACACGACTTGTCTTTTATGAAGACATCGTAGCGACGCTCGGTGCGTTATTGGCGTTGATTGCCGTTATCGTCACTACGTTTACTTCCTTTGCCTTGCTGGACGGGATTGCCACCATTCTGATCGGGATTCTCATGGTGGGTGTGGCATTCAAGGTAGGGTACGACAACATGGTCGGTTTAATTGGTATTGCAGCTCCCAAAGAAATCGAGGATCGGGTAGCCAAAGTCATTTTTGCTGATCCGGATGTGACGGACATCAACAAGTTGCGAATTGTACAGGAAGGGCGTTTTTACCATGTGGAGAGCTATGTAGAGCTGCGGACGGGACTGAGTCTTGCTGTGGCGGACGATATTAAATACCGCATTCGCGACAGCTTGCTCACTGACCCGGATATTAGCGATGTGACGATGGGGATTTTGGAGGACAATGGCGAGGACGACTGGAAGCCACTTATGGGGCAGAGAACCACATAGACGAAAAAAAGCCCCGCACCAGCGATCTAAGCAGGTGCGGGGCTTTGGTTTGTGCTGAGGTGTGATGATTAGGAGACGGTCAACAGTTCTTGTTGCTCCGATTCATCTTTTTCCATATGCGTAATCAGAACGCGTGTGACACGGTGATGATCCATCTGCTTGACGGTGAACAGGTGGTTTTCCCATTCTACTGTTGCACCAACAGCGATGTCTTCTTCCAGCTGGCTGTACAACCAACCACCAATCGTGTCTACATCTTCGGATTCGAGCTCAAACGGAAGATGGTCATTCAGGTCAGCCAACACGAGCATACCGGATACGGAGAGGCCATTGTCTAGCTTCTCAATTTCTGGTCTTTCCTCGTCAAATTCGTCTTGGATATCCCCAACGATTTCTTCCAAAATATCCTCCATCGTCACGAGACCGGCTGTTCCGCCGTACTCGTCGATGACAATAGCAAGCTGCGAACGGTTTTTTTGCATCAGACGCAATACCGTGCTGATTTCCATGGTTTCCGGTACGGTCAGGACAGGGCGGAGCAACGAATCCAGTTCTACGCTTCCCTCTTGTAAGGCAGAAAGGTAGAAGTCTGTCGCATGGACAAAACCAATGATATTGTCCTTGTCCTCAGCTGCAACTGGAAAACGGGTGTGGCGCTGCGAGCGAATAATCTCCAGGTTTTCTTCAAAGGTATTCGTCGTATATAAGCAAACCATATCTATGCGCGGGATCATCGTTTCCCGAGCAACGGTTTCGGAGAAGTCAAAAACTTGTTCCACAAGGTTCAATTCGGTTTGGTCGATATGGCCACTTTGGTGACTTTGGTTGACCAGTAGGCGAATTTCTTCTTCGGTATGCGCCGCTTCATGTTCTGAGATCGCTTCGAGTCCCAGACGTCTCATGAGGGCGTTGGCGGTTCCGTTCAAGAACCAGATTGCAGGGTAAAGCAATTTATAGAAAAACATCAATGGCGCGGCAACCCACAACGAGGTCATTTCTGCTTTTTGAATGGCCAATGATTTCGGAGCCAACTCACCCAAGACAATGTGGAGGAACGTAATAATCGCAAAGGCTACACCAAAAGAAATCGCGGAGATCGCATATTCAGGCAATCCAGAAGATCCAAGCAAAGGCTCCACAATCATATGGGCAATGGCCGGTTCCCCGACCCAACCCAGTCCCAGCGAGGCGAGAGTGATCCCGACCTGGCAGGCAGATAGGTAAGCGTCTAGCTTATGCGTTACTTTTTGGGCATAGACTGCACGTCTGTTACCTTCATTCACCATCTGTGTCAGGCGCGTTTGCCGCACCTTCACGAGTGAGAACTCTGCGGCTACGAAAAAGCCGTTGAGAAAAACAAGAAATATAACAAGCAGTAGGTTGAGCACTATCGGGACGGTGTCCAAGTAAAAAGTCATCCTCTCTGGAATTTTATGAAAGTACTATTTTCTATTTTACTCTGATTGGGTGGAACGTACAAAAGCGATATACCACCATAGAGGGCGTTTCTGCCCTTTTGGTCGGCAAGAGCGACCCTCAGATAACCGTATCGCACGTTTTTGCGCTCGGAGAAGGCCGCAGATAGGCATCCATTTTTGTCAAGCAACGCAGAGTGCAAGCGGTTACCTGTGCAGTATTTGTTGGGCGTAGACGAAAAACGCTGACAGTACAGCAGCGAGACCGAGATAGGCAACTAACACTTTCCACTTCGTAGAGGCAGGTGCATCGTAGTACGTAGTGAGCTGGTGCATTTGCTCATCCAGTTCGGCTAACCTCTCTTGCGCCGCACGCTCTCCATCACGAAGAGTATCAGATGGGATCGGTCGGTTCGGGTCCGAATCGTAATACAGAACAGGCTCTCGTTCCCACAGTCTGAACAGTTCCCATTTTCTGTTCACATACACTTTATCGAGTCGCTTGAAGTCACGCTGGAGGCGTTGTTTGTCCTGCACAAATGGAACGTAAAATTTCTTCAAGTCTTCCTGATTGATCGCATTTACCTCGGCATTCATTTGCGTGCGAACATCCCATGTCGATTCCAGTGCGGGCCATTCAGCTATGCTTTGCTGGAAGTCTGCAATCCTTTCGCGCTCGTATTGCAGGAGCTTTTGTTGATAGCTGCCACGTAGGCGGTTGTACCACGTAATCAAGCCGATGATGAAAATGATCACAGTAATCGGTCCTGGGTTGGCGAACAGCATAACCCCCAGCCCGACTAACCCGATAAACCAAATCTTCGTCGACAATACCGAAACGATGCGTCCGCCATCCAGCGGAGAGATAGGCAGCAGGTTAAATAAATTGAGCATGGCGCCCAAATAGATAACCAACCCCCAGAAAGGGTCCTGCGTATACCAATACAGCGGAAGGGCAGGCAAGAAAGCAATCATCCCCGCCAAGGGTCCGCCGTAGGCTAAGTACGCCTCCGTTTTTGCATCACGCGGCATGTCCTTCATGGCGATGAAGGCTCCCGCAAAAGGAATAAAGACAGCCGGTGAAGTGGCTATTCCTTTTCGTTTGGCGGCAATCACATGACCCATTTCGTGGACGAAGATCAGATAGACGAGAGCTACGGCGAATTTCCATCCGTAAAAAGCGGCATACGCCCACAAGGTAATTCCCATGGATATAATGGTGGTTCCGAATTTCGAAAACTTCAGTAAGCTCAGTATCCATTTTAAATTGGCAAGTAAGAAAGCACCGATCGCCAAAAGGACTGAACGGCTTTTTTTCATTGTTTTTCCTCCCAGAAGATATAGGCAGATATTCTTTCTTACGAATCAAGCAGATAGAAGTTTCTGTCTAGTTGCCATCCAGACGAGGATTAGTGAAGTGAAAGCCGTACTCGCCATAGAGCGGATTGTAGCTTAGTTGTCCCCCGTCGAAATACCAGAAATCAGTTGGACGAATGACAAATCGCAACCCCTCTACTTCAAACACAGCATCATCGGTGAGGGCCTCATCTTTTTCAATCGCATAAAACATGCCACCGGTCCCGGGGCCGCTTGTTCGTACATATAATCGAAGCGTATCTCCAGGTACAAACCCGGCATAACGTTGATAGGCAATGGAAAACGCCGGCTCTATCGCAAGTGTGATACTCATGGACTAGCTCCTTTCTGCTACTTGTCTTCCATTGTAACACAAGTCAGAGTAGTGTCCCGAGACTCAAGGTGCAAGCGCAATCCAAAAACACCCGTCCGGTCAGAAGTGCCTCTGCCGAACGGG
The window above is part of the Brevibacillus brevis NBRC 100599 genome. Proteins encoded here:
- a CDS encoding winged helix-turn-helix transcriptional regulator, giving the protein MSDLRKETLEKIKNGDFTCSKELTLSMFSGKWKVVILWHLGVEGPHRFSELQRLFPKITHKMLTNQLKELIEDGIVHREVYPEVPPRVEYSMTELGMTLLPIVEMMYEWGEMRMGQLKLELGENSV
- a CDS encoding alpha/beta hydrolase family protein, encoding MSSLERILQIPSDTISLTATLHEPTCTTGKTRVKYPLVVICHGFIGSRIGVNRLFVKAARELASHGFGVLRFDYGGCGESDGDYGAGGLDVLLAQTRDVLDHVFTLEQVDQERVFLLGHSLGGAVSVLTASQDKRIHSLILWAPVARPFDDIVRIVGEKEYKEALSYGKTDHLGYGLEKRFFQSLGTALPLRQAKQFEGDVLILHGNRDDVIAVDAMFHYERELHLRRRGSCETEVVVGGDHTFSSADSYKRLIASTKSWLNRLVEKETVAV
- a CDS encoding low molecular weight protein-tyrosine-phosphatase — translated: MTTVLFVCLGNICRSPMAEAVFRHLVESEGLAGEISIDSAGIGGWHAGEPPHKGTQKVLTENGIAHDTLRARQIVTQDFSEYDYIVCMDEENLSALKQMAPSGKKVYRLLDFADTAQEQNVEDPYYTGRFTYVYDLVNAGCRGLLNEIKANIAKKG
- the atoS gene encoding two-component system sensor histidine kinase AtoS, which produces MKTYLYRIRFVMAVIVVTVLPIIITGIVLVKSAEQALLAEKKQKLIAITQQLDFALSKDFDTIVVEAGLEKAEKEHKLQALNEKMQPLTDRIALAHPGIGVGYYSAALDSIVTYGPSNEMSLYIGQSIRETHPGRSVMQTRQTDVVIGEQVRGNIMNAMVPLIRNDQVIGYAWANELMATIDIQLAGMRQSIYAILGIGCMIAAAASGLLVHRFEVILSEIKSGLKRLSQDLSFRLRKMDGEPGEITGAINNLASDLQASRSRTETIMNSMDSGVLALDQSGHLIAWNETAIHMIGFTSSRAKGMHYTEVFTESEALLHILLDTLQNGQAIRDAMWRHQHPDRGVLWLKVSSSIWKNTTEEVLGAIVLLEDRTQWRRMESRLAQAERLAVIGEWATSIAHEVRNPLTAIKAFAQIIEEEWPKDHGSREYTGIIVEEVERLNRFTDELLLFSRPNEESNVPVRVQEVIQHTLKLMEHAEGFNGVNVQLVYNEDIPAVMSSPELLKQVFLNILHNALQAKPMEGRIQIDIKNINNDVHVQITNEGPPIAEENLLAIFEPFFTTKQTGTGLGLAISQRIVQVYGGHIFAQNTPEGVCFTVVLPIRAKGGL
- a CDS encoding sigma-54-dependent transcriptional regulator; this translates as MTSKVLIVDDEANVRRALSTTLRKMGYELLEAGSGVEALEQVERFCPQVMLLDLRMPHLDGMDTLRQLNERKGRLPRVVMMTAYGSASDVMEAMKLGAFDYVQKPFDLGQVKQVVAHALTQGELLEQGEVGKVLQEEQANPNRTSLIGLSPAMQNVYKLVGKVAMSKATVLIEGESGTGKELIARAIHSNSPRADKPLIPVNCGAIPENLLESELFGYERGAFTGAVHRKQGLLELANGGTLFLDEVGELSLSLQVKLLRFLQDRVFIRVGGIEAISVDVRVIAATNRDLQERIRQELFREDLYYRLNVVPIRMPPLRERKEDIPLLIRHFLAKYGKEAGKHDLCLSAAATEALIAYHWPGNVRQLENTIERAVVLTRGAVIGHEHVLSPIQDNKMSEQIPSHGKISYEGRTMREIIAQVEQEAIAHALRKERGNKLQTAKRLGISRRALLYKLQMYGLDSAIGERD
- a CDS encoding short-chain fatty acid transporter, which gives rise to MFQALTNASVRMVQRYLPDAFLFAIILTFLVFVAGIVVNGKTSMEMVNYWGGGFWSLLSFTMQMVLILITGHTLASTNICKRGLNALGSLAKTPGQAIVLVTVVSCVANWINWGFGLVISALLARVLANQVEKVDYRLLVASAYGGFVVWHGGLAGSVPLTIATEKHSLENIIGVIPTSETMFSPMNLTIVAAIMIVLPIVNRFMMPAEKDTIVFKGEGIAQQEMAAADLTIDNTPASKMENSRLISVLVSALGIIYLIYYFADKGFKLNLDIVIMGFLFLGILLHGTPRKFLDAMNEAVKTTTGIVVQFPFYAGIIGMMTASGLAASISQWFISISTPTTFPLFTFWSAGLLNIFIPSGGGQWAVQGPIMLPVATELGVSHAKVAMAIAWGDAWTNLIQPFWALPVLALAGLGARDIMGYCLMMLIVTGAIISLGFLLF
- a CDS encoding DMT family transporter produces the protein MGKYWLMVVVAAVFEVMWVAGLKHADSFWSWALTILAIIISFGVLVYSGKKLPTSTVYAIFVGLGTAGTVISEMVLFGEPFSWAKVGLIALLLGGILGLKLVTPDHEEKPKREGEVA
- a CDS encoding DMT family transporter yields the protein MTWLSLIFAGLFEVVGVMGITQVNQKPSFRSFAVLIGGFSLSFFLLSFAMKEIPMGTAYAVWTGIGTVGSALVGMLFYGEAKDKLRILCIAMVIIAVAGLKVVA
- a CDS encoding cation diffusion facilitator family transporter, producing MGSFWATLKKGNTSSATAALGNTGLAIAKGFAAVYSGSGAMFASAMHSVADAVNQFFVFFGSVLAEKKPTPRFPSGFGRVINLFCMVAVIVVTIMAYETIIKGFHLISEPVKSSHFWLNFIILFLAVIVDGYVLVKAMFEIVHEARVEAKGFAVIPAAFRNVGRAAPPTRLVFYEDIVATLGALLALIAVIVTTFTSFALLDGIATILIGILMVGVAFKVGYDNMVGLIGIAAPKEIEDRVAKVIFADPDVTDINKLRIVQEGRFYHVESYVELRTGLSLAVADDIKYRIRDSLLTDPDISDVTMGILEDNGEDDWKPLMGQRTT
- a CDS encoding hemolysin family protein — encoded protein: MDTVPIVLNLLLVIFLVFLNGFFVAAEFSLVKVRQTRLTQMVNEGNRRAVYAQKVTHKLDAYLSACQVGITLASLGLGWVGEPAIAHMIVEPLLGSSGLPEYAISAISFGVAFAIITFLHIVLGELAPKSLAIQKAEMTSLWVAAPLMFFYKLLYPAIWFLNGTANALMRRLGLEAISEHEAAHTEEEIRLLVNQSHQSGHIDQTELNLVEQVFDFSETVARETMIPRIDMVCLYTTNTFEENLEIIRSQRHTRFPVAAEDKDNIIGFVHATDFYLSALQEGSVELDSLLRPVLTVPETMEISTVLRLMQKNRSQLAIVIDEYGGTAGLVTMEDILEEIVGDIQDEFDEERPEIEKLDNGLSVSGMLVLADLNDHLPFELESEDVDTIGGWLYSQLEEDIAVGATVEWENHLFTVKQMDHHRVTRVLITHMEKDESEQQELLTVS